A single window of Rhizobium sp. SL42 DNA harbors:
- a CDS encoding DMT family transporter has translation MSSDTTFKGVILAFICFAAYAFSDGSIKLVEGRVSPFLAGFIGSSFGILAIPFLMKRGDHWLDLVRTTNWPLWSLRFVCSAVGTIGSIIAFTQLSMAEAFCLIFLLPSFATIMSVIFLKEQVGIKRWSAVLIGFIGVLVVLRPGFRELQTGHLAALVSGFAGAVSIVIFRAMGPKEKNISLYGAGLLGSVLICAVVAVPNFQMPSTGDFALLAAFGILGAIGNVLMMLASFYAPPAIVGPIQYSQMLWAILLGYLVFGDKVDGFMAVGIALIVSSGLLTLTRERKRGVALPPSLPGKSEAALAVKPEFDDERA, from the coding sequence TTGTCTTCCGATACCACGTTCAAAGGCGTCATCCTCGCCTTCATCTGCTTTGCCGCCTACGCATTCAGTGACGGATCGATCAAGCTGGTCGAAGGGCGGGTGTCGCCGTTCCTGGCCGGCTTCATCGGATCGAGCTTCGGCATTCTCGCCATTCCCTTCCTGATGAAGAGGGGCGACCACTGGCTGGATCTGGTCCGCACCACGAACTGGCCGCTCTGGTCATTGCGCTTCGTCTGTTCGGCGGTCGGCACGATCGGGAGCATCATCGCCTTTACCCAGCTCAGCATGGCCGAAGCCTTCTGCCTGATCTTCCTGCTGCCGTCGTTTGCGACGATCATGTCGGTGATCTTCCTCAAGGAACAGGTCGGCATCAAACGCTGGAGCGCCGTGCTGATCGGCTTCATCGGTGTCCTTGTCGTATTGCGGCCGGGCTTTCGCGAATTGCAGACCGGCCACCTGGCTGCGCTCGTCTCCGGATTTGCCGGTGCCGTCTCGATCGTCATCTTCCGGGCGATGGGTCCGAAGGAAAAGAACATCTCTCTCTATGGCGCGGGCCTGCTCGGCAGCGTGCTGATCTGCGCCGTCGTTGCCGTGCCGAACTTCCAGATGCCGTCAACCGGCGACTTTGCCTTGCTCGCCGCCTTCGGCATCCTCGGGGCCATCGGCAACGTGCTGATGATGCTGGCCTCGTTTTACGCGCCGCCCGCCATCGTCGGGCCGATCCAGTACAGCCAGATGCTCTGGGCAATCCTGCTCGGCTATCTCGTCTTCGGCGACAAGGTCGATGGTTTCATGGCTGTCGGCATCGCGCTGATCGTCAGCTCTGGTCTGCTGACGCTGACGCGCGAGCGCAAGCGCGGCGTCGCCCTGCCGCCATCCCTGCCCGGCAAGAGCGAGGCGGCGCTGGCGGTCAAGCCGGAATTCGACGACGAGCGCGCTTAA
- a CDS encoding DsbA family oxidoreductase, with amino-acid sequence MDRITIDLVSDVVCPWCFLGKARLELAIAEVQDEVSIDINWRPYQLNPDYPPEGVDHQVELAKKLGGKERMDQAHAQLQALGAEVGIAFNFEAIKIGPNTLDAHRLIHWASQESREVQGRVVDGLFRANFEQGRNIGDAKVLVDIAEEAGMMRSVVETLLAGEADVQHVLSEVDAAKQMGVNGVPFFIFDQQYAVSGAQPAAELANAMREIAKAKAEAMRNLN; translated from the coding sequence ATGGATCGCATCACCATCGACCTCGTTTCGGACGTCGTCTGCCCCTGGTGTTTCCTCGGCAAGGCGCGGCTTGAGCTGGCGATCGCGGAGGTGCAGGACGAGGTCAGCATCGACATCAACTGGCGGCCCTACCAGCTCAACCCAGACTATCCGCCGGAGGGTGTCGATCATCAGGTAGAACTTGCCAAGAAACTTGGCGGCAAGGAGCGCATGGATCAGGCCCATGCGCAATTGCAGGCGCTGGGGGCCGAGGTCGGGATCGCGTTCAATTTCGAGGCGATCAAGATTGGCCCGAATACGCTGGACGCGCACCGGCTGATCCACTGGGCGAGCCAGGAGAGCCGGGAAGTTCAAGGCCGCGTCGTCGACGGATTGTTTCGCGCCAATTTTGAACAAGGCCGCAATATCGGCGATGCGAAGGTCCTGGTCGACATTGCCGAGGAGGCAGGAATGATGCGCTCGGTCGTCGAGACGCTGCTGGCCGGTGAGGCCGATGTCCAGCATGTGTTGTCGGAAGTCGATGCGGCCAAGCAGATGGGCGTGAACGGTGTGCCCTTCTTCATCTTCGACCAGCAATATGCCGTCAGCGGTGCGCAGCCTGCGGCCGAACTTGCCAATGCGATGCGCGAAATCGCCAAGGCCAAGGCGGAAGCCATGCGCAATCTGAATTGA